One stretch of Daphnia pulicaria isolate SC F1-1A chromosome 6, SC_F0-13Bv2, whole genome shotgun sequence DNA includes these proteins:
- the LOC124343705 gene encoding dynein axonemal assembly factor 10-like, whose product MTNSRILILNEKSVNFTLFCVKWVPCSARLVVLGSHPKGTGVWQIYSLSKGELELITEVEKPLAIKCGTFAASSFENRHLATGDFSGNLNLWDLEKPNSAVYSAIAHTSIINDIDGVGGINVGKGAAELATCSRDGCVKIWDARQKDRPVAILEPEEGQTRHDCWTVAFGGAYSSSERLLAAGFDNGDLKIFDLKTMKVQWETNVGNGICSIEFDRKDIEQNKLTVCTLDSRIFVFDLTTKHPTKGYAFVRQKAHKSTVWSGNHLTQNRDVLMTTGGNGSLCLWQYEYPAKRSAKATDGTLEGVAGNLKMIHEIGVAEQPITSFNWNADKLGLAASTSFDQTLRILAVTKLNCL is encoded by the exons atgacaaattccCGAATCCTTATTTTGAACGAGAAATCGGTGAATTTTACCCTGTTTTGTGTCAAATGGGTGCCATGCAGTGCTCGACTAGTCGTTTTAGGCTCCCACCCAAAAGGAACGGGAGTCTGGCAAATATATAGTCTGTCTAAAGGAGAACTTGAGCTTATTACCGAA gtTGAGAAACCACTTGCTATCAAATGTGGGACATTTGCAGCATCATCTTTTGAAAACAGACACTTGGCCACTGGAGACTTTAGtgggaatttgaatttgtg GGACTTGGAGAAACCAAACTCAGCAGTATATTCAGCCATTGCACATACTTCAATAATCAATGATATTGATGGGGTTGGGGGGATAAATGTTGGAAAAGGAGCAGCTGAATTGGCTACTTGCAGTAGAGATGGTTGTGTTAAGATTTGGGATGCACGTCAAAAAGACCGTCCAGTCGCTATTCTTGAACCAGAAGAAGGTCAAACGCGACACGACTGTTGGACCGTAGCCTTTG gAGGTGCTTACAGTAGTTCAGAGAGACTTTTAGCAGCTGGATTCGACAATGGTGACCTCAAAATCTTTGACTTGAAGACAATGAAAGTTCAATGGGAAACTAATGTTGGAAATGGC atATGCAGTATCGAATTTGACCGCAAGGACATCGAGCAGAATAAGCTGACTGTCTGCACTTTAGATTCgcgtatttttgtgtttgatttaACCACAAAACATCCCACTAAAGGTTATGCCTTTGTCCgacaaaaa gCACACAAGTCAACAGTTTGGAGCGGTAACCACTTGACTCAGAATCGAGATGTTTTAATGACTACTGGTGGGAATGGATCATTGTGCTTATGGCAATA TGAATATCCAGCTAAAAGAAGCGCTAAAGCAACCGACGGGACTCTTGAGGGTGTTGCTGGTAACTTGAAAATGATTCATGAAATTGGAGTAGCTGAGCAACCAATAACGTCCTTCAACTGGAACGCCGATAAACTCGGATTGGCTGCTAGTACCAGCTTCGACCAGACGTTGAGAATCCTTGCAGTTACTAAACTTAACTGCCTTTGA
- the LOC124343720 gene encoding uncharacterized protein LOC124343720 isoform X2: MEETETVIDIIDISRELYDLKNKYERLKEGHRKLLIVNQNLEEKLLQNINKYETEKFSMVHTISSLNHQLEEFQRINKKLERFKLDISVAIQLLHCKPSSFSECKLENLPQEFQDKAKFHMQQEFLPRYKPEKKGKVIRVPISAFPSTTVIYSIPDDNDDDGGDINTNTTVPVETMAKVLNERQLELYDQSINGSSLQLNCNNGLHSSHSMSFMDNGLQYVDHGTQTYPNFIGEREKTRNTCIFCQGEPSTNRPESIKSQSNLPLGDPKVFVYTESEISPVTVRSTSNSSKKNAANTHRRKVLANSSSVSPSYSRSSMETDI, translated from the exons ATGGAGGAAACGGAAACTGTCATCGATATCATTGATATTAGTCGTGAGCTCTATGACCTTAAGAACAAGTATGAACGATTGAAAGAAGGCCACCGGAAATTACTGATTGTTAACCAAAATTTAGAAGAAAAG CTtcttcaaaatatcaataaatatgAAACAGAAAAGTTCTCAATGGTCCATACTATTTCATCACTCAACCACCAATTAGAAGAATTCCAgagaattaataaaaaattg GAAAGGTTTAAACTAGACATCTCTGTTGCCATCCAATTGCTCCATTGCAAGCCATCAAGCTTTTCTGAATGCAAACTTGAAAAT CTTCCACAAGAGTTTCAAGATAAAGCAAAGTTTCATATGCAACAAGAGTTTCTCCCAAGATATAAACCagagaagaaaggaaaagttaTTCGGGTCCCAATTTCTGCTTTCCCTTCAACAACTGTGATATACTCAATACCTG ATGATAACGACGATGATGGTGGGGATATTAACACAAATACTACTGTGCCTGTCGAGACTATGGCTAAAGTGCTGAATGAAAGACAATTAGAGCTTTatgatcaatcaatcaatggaTCCAGCTTACAGTTAAATTGTAATAATGGTCTCCATTCATCTCACTCCATGTCATTCATGGATAATGGGTTGCAATATGTAGACCATGGAACACAAACGTATCCTAACTTCATCGGGGAACGAGAAAAGACGAGAAACACTTGCATATTTTGTCAAGGAGAACCGTCGACAAATCGACCTGAATCAATTAAAA GTCAGTCTAACTTACCTTTAGGAGACCCTAAAGTGTTCGTGTATACAGAATCAGAGATCAGTCCGGTAACCGTGCGGAGCACCAGCAATAGTTCTAAGAAAAATGCTGCTAATACTCACAGGCGCAAAGTTCTGGCCAACAGCAGTAGTGTAAGCCCAAGCTACAGCAGGTCGTCTATGGAAACGGACATATAG
- the LOC124343720 gene encoding uncharacterized protein LOC124343720 isoform X1 — protein MEETETVIDIIDISRELYDLKNKYERLKEGHRKLLIVNQNLEEKLLQNINKYETEKFSMVHTISSLNHQLEEFQRINKKLVTENERFKLDISVAIQLLHCKPSSFSECKLENLPQEFQDKAKFHMQQEFLPRYKPEKKGKVIRVPISAFPSTTVIYSIPDDNDDDGGDINTNTTVPVETMAKVLNERQLELYDQSINGSSLQLNCNNGLHSSHSMSFMDNGLQYVDHGTQTYPNFIGEREKTRNTCIFCQGEPSTNRPESIKSQSNLPLGDPKVFVYTESEISPVTVRSTSNSSKKNAANTHRRKVLANSSSVSPSYSRSSMETDI, from the exons ATGGAGGAAACGGAAACTGTCATCGATATCATTGATATTAGTCGTGAGCTCTATGACCTTAAGAACAAGTATGAACGATTGAAAGAAGGCCACCGGAAATTACTGATTGTTAACCAAAATTTAGAAGAAAAG CTtcttcaaaatatcaataaatatgAAACAGAAAAGTTCTCAATGGTCCATACTATTTCATCACTCAACCACCAATTAGAAGAATTCCAgagaattaataaaaaattggtaaCTGAAAAT GAAAGGTTTAAACTAGACATCTCTGTTGCCATCCAATTGCTCCATTGCAAGCCATCAAGCTTTTCTGAATGCAAACTTGAAAAT CTTCCACAAGAGTTTCAAGATAAAGCAAAGTTTCATATGCAACAAGAGTTTCTCCCAAGATATAAACCagagaagaaaggaaaagttaTTCGGGTCCCAATTTCTGCTTTCCCTTCAACAACTGTGATATACTCAATACCTG ATGATAACGACGATGATGGTGGGGATATTAACACAAATACTACTGTGCCTGTCGAGACTATGGCTAAAGTGCTGAATGAAAGACAATTAGAGCTTTatgatcaatcaatcaatggaTCCAGCTTACAGTTAAATTGTAATAATGGTCTCCATTCATCTCACTCCATGTCATTCATGGATAATGGGTTGCAATATGTAGACCATGGAACACAAACGTATCCTAACTTCATCGGGGAACGAGAAAAGACGAGAAACACTTGCATATTTTGTCAAGGAGAACCGTCGACAAATCGACCTGAATCAATTAAAA GTCAGTCTAACTTACCTTTAGGAGACCCTAAAGTGTTCGTGTATACAGAATCAGAGATCAGTCCGGTAACCGTGCGGAGCACCAGCAATAGTTCTAAGAAAAATGCTGCTAATACTCACAGGCGCAAAGTTCTGGCCAACAGCAGTAGTGTAAGCCCAAGCTACAGCAGGTCGTCTATGGAAACGGACATATAG
- the LOC124343801 gene encoding uncharacterized protein LOC124343801, translating to MRKERHVKLVMQRCRGWTHPSNVNLQKERAVRLSFTFEGHGDHYVKRVMQWCRGWVRTKRVSSFSSRREKRPRKISRGSISDTATTAAHCLSTSAIFTVLPVRIHGKLWRRAAVVCCIVDGWVDHWCTDVFLVWRIPNRNAAALLPKSNLRNDQLLHRGLQVLHH from the exons ATGCGGAAGGAAAGGCACGTAAAACTTGTCATGCAgcggtgtagaggttgg ACCCatcccagcaacgtcaacctgcaaAAGGAAAGGGCAGTCCGCCTGTCCTTCAcattcgaaggtcacggagatcattacgtaaaacgtgtcatgcagtggtgtagaggttgggtgaggacgaaacgtgtttcatcattttcaagcag gagagagaaaaggccaaGGAAAATCAGTCGAgggagcatctccgacacggcaacaactgctgcGCACTGTCTGTCAACATCTGCCATCTTCACCGTATTGCCAGTTCGCatccatgg taaactatggcgtcgtgctgctgttgtgtgttgtatcgttgatggctgggtcgaccactggtgtaccgatgtcttcttggtatggcggataccaaaccgcaacgcagCCGCCTTACTACCCAAAAGCAACTTACGAAACGACCAGTTACTGCACCGAGGtctccaagtactacaccactaa
- the LOC124344457 gene encoding myosin-9-like — MIVARWAAHYTSLAVFTVGIFLLYGWALIIDLFQSVFLTDKTTKHVTPKETKIENAKTENEENIRLLVLQQANTKLTELKANTDLQNSILDKNKSALVDATNLAKTEKEVKSKLLDATQTELTSLKAHLNNQKSSIELEKSALTDAVKAAQTETEDKNRLWEQANTELMNQKAQYDQLKSNFDEEKSALVDEINLAKTEKEKNSKLLDATQTQLMSLEDKNRLLEQAKTELMNQKVQYDQLKSNFDEEKSALVDEINLAKTEKEKNSKLLDETQTQLMSLKAHFNNQKSTIELEKSALTDAVKAAQTETEDKNRLLEQANTELMNQKAQYDQLKSNFDEEKSALVDEINLAKTEKEVKSKLLDATQTELTSLKAHFDNQKSTIELEKSALTDAVKAAQTETEEKNRLLEQANTELMNQKAQYDQLKSNFDEEKEKNSKLLDKTQTEFTSLKAHFNNQKSTLELEKSALTDAVKAAQTETEEKNRLLEQAKTELMNQKVQYDQLKSNFDEEKSALVDEINLAKTEKEKNSKLLDETQTQLMSLKAHFNNQKSTLELEKSALMDAVKAAQTETEDKNRLLEQKNPL, encoded by the exons ATGATCGTGGCT CGCTGGGCAGCGCATTACACTTCACTCGCTGTGTTCACTGTTGGCATATTTTTACTTTACGGATGGGCGTTGATTATCGATTTATTTCAAAGTGTGTTTTTAACTGACAAAACTACCAAACATGTCACaccaaaagaaaccaaaatcgAAAACGCTAAAACAGAAAACGAGGAAAATATTCGACTTTTAGTTTTACAGCAAGCTAACACAAAACTGACGGAACTAAAAGCGAACACAGATCTACAAAACTCTATCCTCGACAAAAACAAATCCGCTTTAGTGGATGCGACTAACCTCGctaaaacggaaaaagaagttaagagcaaacttttggatgCAACGCAAACCGAGTTGACGAGCTTGAAAGCGCACTTGAACAATCAAAAATCCAGTATCGAACTCGAAAAATCTGCTTTGACGGATGCAGTTAAAGCTGCTCAAACGGAAACGGAAGACAAGAATCGACTTTGGGAACAGGCAAACACCGAATTGATGAACCAGAAAGCGCAATATGATCAGTTAAAATCCAACTtcgatgaagaaaaatcagcTTTAGTGGATGAGATTAACCTCGctaaaacggaaaaagaaaaaaatagcaaacttTTGGATGCAACGCAAACTCAGTTGATGAGCTTAGAAGACAAGAATCGACTTTTGGAACAGGCAAAAACTGAATTGATGAACCAGAAAGTGCAATATGATCAGCTAAAATCCAACTtcgatgaagaaaaatcagcTTTAGTGGATGAGATTAACCTCGctaaaacggaaaaagaaaaaaatagcaaacttTTGGATGAAACGCAAACTCAGTTGATGAGCTTAAAAGCGCACTTCAATAATCAAAAATCCACTATCGAACTCGAAAAATCTGCATTGACGGATGCAGTTAAAGCTGCTCAAACGGAAACGGAAGACAAGAATCGACTTTTGGAACAGGCAAACACCGAATTGATGAACCAGAAAGCGCAATATGATCAGCTCAAATCCAACTtcgatgaagaaaaatcagcTTTAGTGGATGAGATTAACCTCGctaaaacggaaaaagaagtTAAAAGCAAACTTTTGGATGCAACGCAAACCGAGTTGACGAGCTTAAAAGCGCACTTCGATAATCAAAAATCCACTATCGAACTCGAAAAATCTGCATTGACGGATGCAGTTAAAGCTGCTCAAACGGAAACGGAAGAGAAGAATCGACTTTTGGAACAGGCAAACACCGAATTGATGAACCAGAAAGCGCAATATGATCAGCTAAAATCCAACTtcgatgaagaaaa agaaaaaaatagcaaacttTTGGATAAAACGCAAACCGAGTTCACGAGCTTAAAAGCGCACTTCAATAATCAAAAATCCACTCTCGAACTCGAAAAATCTGCATTGACGGATGCAGTTAAAGCTGCTCAAACGGAAACGGAAGAGAAGAATCGACTTTTGGAACAGGCAAAAACTGAATTGATGAACCAGAAAGTGCAATATGATCAGCTAAAATCCAACTtcgatgaagaaaaatcagcTTTAGTGGATGAGATTAACCTCGctaaaacggaaaaagaaaaaaatagcaaacttTTGGATGAAACGCAAACTCAGTTGATGAGCTTAAAAGCGCACTTCAATAATCAAAAATCCACTCTCGAACTCGAAAAATCTGCATTGATGGATGCAGTTAAAGCTGCTCAAACGGAAACGGAAGACAAGAATCGACTTTTGGAACAG AAAAATCCGCTTTAG
- the LOC124343659 gene encoding inositol polyphosphate 5-phosphatase E-like: MAQQQCHNDAIERVRSIDSYHHHVTGESSRTGSRRSSFSSSNRGSVSCLQEALSSVVDALQLSGSRESLDDDELFKPDHSTATETTSNSVCNSCKEENHEALSVQLARQRSYLHGSVGPFQSLLGNSELKRTLPDGKLKVFIGTWNMNGKTPPSTLEDLLLPTPLQSLPDVVVIGTQETNGERDEWEVGLQETLGPGHVLFHSVELGTIHLAVFLRRDLIWVCSVPESDSHSTRAGSAFRTKGGVAVGFSIFGTSLLFVNCHLPAHAEKFAERERDLKKILFSLDLPKELPIRKKQRDVTSNYDYVFLCGDLNFRINKSREEVLDFVSKTWGEISPVDFRPELSKLLEADQLKLSLANNRILRTFSEAEITFAPTYKYIPGTENFDEAKQRVPSYTDRILWKERKGISVRCDHYDVAKQLKCSDHFPVWAAFQVPIKPGRETIPLSAGTFNRPVYLEGMKRRLQAWDPNKLSLSNSASCSLQ; the protein is encoded by the exons ATGGCGCAACAACAATGCCACAATGACGCAATTGAACGAGTCCGTTCTATCGATAGTTACCACCACCATGTGACTGGTGAAAGTAGTCGGACGGGTAGCCGTCGCAGCAGTTTCAGCTCTTCGAACCGCGGTTCAGTCAGCTGTTTGCAGGAGGCTCTCTCTTCTGTGGTCGACGCTTTACAGCTGTCAGGCAGTAGGGAGAgtctcgacgacgacgaattaTTCAAACCGGATCATAGTACCGCGACCGAAACCACATCTAATTCAGTTTGCAATTCGTGTAAAGAGGAAAATCACGAAGCCCTTTCCGTCCAACTAGCGAGACAGAG GAGCTACTTGCACGGGAGCGTGGGACCTTTCCAATCACTTCTGGGCAACTCTGAACTGAAGCGAACTTTGCCGGATGGCAAGCTCAAAGTCTTCATCGGAACATGGAACATGAACGGAAAG ACACCACCGTCCACGTTGGAGGACCTTTTGCTTCCAACTCCACTTCAAAGTCTGCCCGACGTCGTTGTCATCGGTACGCAAGAAACTAATGGCGAAAGAGACGAATGGGAAGTCGGACTTCAGGAGACACTCGGACCGGGTCACGTTCTCTTCCATTCCGTCGAGCTGGGCACCATCCATCTGGCCGTGTTTCTGCGCAGAGATCTAATTTGGGTTTGCTCAG TTCCGGAATCGGATTCGCACAGCACGCGAGCGGGCAGCGCATTCCGGACGAAAGGAGGCGTGGCTGTTGGTTTTAGTATCTTTGGCACATCGCTGCTCTTTGTGAATTGCCACTTACCGGCTCACGCCGAGAAGTTTGCCGAACGTGAGCGTGATCTCAAAAAGATATTATTTTCCTTGGATTTGCCAAAAGAGTTACCAATCCGGAAGAAGCAACGAG ACGTGACCAGCAATTATGATTACGTATTTCTCTGCGGAGATTTGAACTTCCGCATCAATAAATCTCGGGAAGAAGTCCTCGACTTCGTCTCGAAAACTTGGGGAGAAATTTCACCGGTCGACTTTCGGCCGGAACTATCAAAGCTCTTAGAGGCCGATCAACTAAAGCTCAGTCTTGCCAACA atCGGATACTAAGGACTTTCAGCGAAGCCGAAATCACTTTCGCTCCAACTTACAAATACATTCCTGGAACCGAAAATTTCGACGAAGCCAAGCAACGAGTTCCATCtta TACCGATCGAATCCTCTGGAAAGAGCGCAAAGGCATCAGTGTGCGCTGCGATCATTACGATGTGGCAAAGCAATTGAAATGCTCCGATCACTTCCCCGTTTGGGCTGCCTTTCAAGTGCCTATCAAACCTGGAAGAGAAAC GATTCCTCTATCAGCCGGAACGTTTAATCGGCCTGTTTACTTGGAGGGGATGAAACGTCGTCTACAAGCCTGGGATCCTAACAAGCTTTCACTAAGCAATTCCGCATCTTGTAGTTTACAGTGA
- the LOC124343668 gene encoding DDB1- and CUL4-associated factor 13-like, translating into MDIFSDDSKMKVKVLVRNPDDYLRETKRDIHKLPRNYDPALHPLEAPREYTRALNAVKLERVFALPFIGCLDGHRDGLSCLGKTPDHLSWLYSGACDGELKLWDVAKRRVLCTVQAHDGFVRAIAYSQESSSLYTVGDDKLIKQWKSEAEDGSDLKAPVNTILTGGMLTGISPHRSKPILATCGEACNLWEHTRAQPIKTFQWGVDSLQSIKFNQVEENILAACGSDRSIILYDMRESVPLRKVVLKMRSNSICWNPMEAFIFTVANEDYNLYTFDMRNLNSPLNVHSDHVSAVIDVDYSPTGKEFVSASYDKTVRIYDARQAHSRDIYHTKRMQRLTCAAWSLDDRFIFSGSDEMNIRIWKARAAEKLGVVKPREKTALRVNAKLIEKFEHHPHIKKIQRHRHVPKHVYNARNELRSGRIAARRKEFNVRTHTKRQKPIISEKVKAIVSEQQ; encoded by the exons ATGGACATATTCAGCGACGACTCGAAAATGAAGGTGAAAGTTTTGGTGCGAAATCCTGACGACTACTTGCGTGAAACAAAACGAGACATCCATAAAT TACCCAGGAATTATGATCCAGCATTACATCCATTGGAAGCTCCTAGAGAATATACTCGTGCACTGAATGCAGTCAAATTGGAGAGAGTTTTCGCCTTGCCTTTTATTGGCTGCCTCGACGGTCATCGTGATGGATTGTCTTGCCTAGGCAAAACTCCAGATCACTTATCATGGTTGTACAGTGGAGCCTGTGATGGAGAG CTGAAATTGTGGGATGTTGCCAAACGGAGAGTATTGTGCACAGTCCAAGCTCACGATGGATTTGTGAGAGCCATTGCATACAGCCAAGAATCTTCATCTTTATACACAGTTGGAGACGACAAACTTATCAAGCAGTGGAAATCTGAAGCAGAAGATGGCAGTGATTTAAAGGCCCCAGTAAACACAATTTTGACTGGTGGCATGCTGACAGGCATCAGTCCTCATCGGTCAAAACCAATTCTGGCCACATGTGGTGAAGCTTGTAATTTGTGGGAGCATACTCGCGCCCAACCTATCAAGACTTTCCAGTGGGGTGTTGACAGCTTACAGAGCATCAAATTCAATCAAgttgaagaaaatattttag CTGCCTGCGGCAGTGATCGCAGTATCATCTTATATGACATGAGGGAGTCGGTTCCTCTGAGGAAAGTCGTTCTGAAGATGCGCAGCAATTCTATTTGTTGGAATCCCATGGAAGCCTTCATCTTCACGGTTGCCAACGAAGATTACAA TTTGTACACATTTGACATGCGGAATCTCAATTCACCGCTCAACGTCCACAGTGATCACGTCTCAGCCGTCATCGATGTCGACTATTCCCCGACTGGCAAAGAGTTTGTCAGCGCCAGTTACGACAAGACGGTCCGCATCTACGATGCCCGTCAG GCTCATTCGAGAGATATTTACCACACAAAGCGCATGCAGCGACTAACCTGCGCTGCCTGGTCTCTAGACGACCGTTTCATCTTCTCCGGCTCGGATGAAATGAACATCCGCATCTGGAAAGCTCGTGCCGCTGAGAAACTTGGAGTG GTCAAACCTCGAGAGAAGACAGCCCTGCGAGTCAACgccaaattgattgaaaaattcGAACACCATCCACACATCAAGAAGATTCAGCGCCACCGACATGTGCCCAAACACGTATACAACGCCCGGAACGAATTACGAAGTGGCCGGATTGCAGCCAGACGAAA gGAATTCAACGTCCGTACTCACACGAAACGGCAAAAGCCCATCATATCCGAAAAGGTCAAAGCGATCGTTTCGGAGCAGCAATGa